caatatataaaatcaataaaaatacatttgagaaatgcattgtattattatttataaatattcttGTGATGTATAAAGGGCAATTAAATTAAACGCATTTGTCAATTTTCCCCTTAGTTCTAATGGTAAAAATCAAAGCAATATTTATCGAAAGCCCAATTATTAACACCTTATGTTGTTAATTAAACTATGCCTACAACATGAACACGGAAAGATATAAAGTGCAACCAAAATCAATTTTAGGCGTCCATTTGAGCAGCTCTTAATGCACATCTCACCTGAGTTGTAAGAGCCGATATCTATCCCCATCGCCGGACTCTTCCTCTTCCGCGGCCTCCCTTTCTGCACCGTGCCGGTGCCATTGAAGTAAGGCAGCGCGAGCCCTCCGCCTTTGGCCGCTAATTCAGCGTAGTTTAATTGAGGGTGATACTCTCCCTGAATAAGGGTCTCAAAGTGAACCCGGCAGTAAACCAAGTTGTCTTTCATGCCGAAATGGTCACCCGTGGTCAGTGTTTTGTTGCATGTGGTGCAGGTGAAGCAGCTCAGATGGTACACGGAGTCCCTGGCGCGCATCACCATTTCCGAGGCGGAGATGCCGAGGTGGCAGCGGGCACATCTCTGCACGGAGAACCTTCTGGAACAGCACAAGTCATTTATAATCAAACTAATCACTTAGATTGGTGATAACTTTAATTAGGTCATTTACAAACATCGCTGAACAGATCAGAAGCGCGTGCACGAGCATGTgcatatagaaataaatattcagTGAAGAGattcttaaaataattattttcgaACCATCTGTTAAAAATTAAGATAGTTAAGCAaaatttttgtttaactttataAACAAAGTTGAATGTGTTTATAGTGAAACCAGAACAAAATCATTTCGGATTTCCTTTATAGCCTAAATTAAACAATTGCTAGCACAACTTAAAGGTGGCAGTAAAAACAAACGGCtaagatttttttaagttagaaacaaaaacacattttagacgTGCATTCAGCATGAATTAATTAGATTTATTAGATTAATTTAAGCGTGTCAGTTACTCACTAAAGATCACTATATGGGTCAATGGCTGCCTCTGATGTGACCAGttgtttctgtgtgtttaaGAAGTTACTAACCAACctgaaaatctaaattaactggttttattcaaatgaaaaatattatttaacatcacAGAGCCGACCTATATACACAAATGTATACCAACAGAACTCATTTCTACGAGTTAAATCAGGTAGAAATAGCTTTTTACAATGCAGGGCCTAGTCAAAAGGCCTGATGTACGATTTAAGTGAAAGCTTACCTGTAGTAATCCTCTTTGCAGTAAATGCTGCCATCCTTCGCGAAACACGTCAGCTCGGATTCAAGGGCGAGTTTACATTCACAACACTTGAGACACCTTAAATGCCACTGTTTATCAACGGCGAGTAAGTAGTATCTGTCGGAGATTTTCCCACCGCAGCCAGCGCACAGCGCAGGCTTCTCTGGGCTCATGGAGGGCATCGTcttcaaaaaaataaagcatgaaGAGATGGAGTGAGTGAACGTTTATGCGATCAGTAATTGAGTTGCAATAGATATAActacaactaaataaaaatatagcataaaaataaattgttgatttaaaaaaaataaataataaaaattaggCTATTAAATGTAATCAGAGTGCGAAGTGAATAGCGACTTATTTAAGTCAAAATGAGCTATAATGGATGGTTATACAAGATATATAgcgttttttttagttttcctAAGATGTGTATAACAGTGTAGCTGTGTGGTATattctacaaaataaaatttacaaattaaaagtatgcaaatataataacaatataatagtGTCGCctattctattttaaatttacacattaaaagcatgcaaatataataacaatacttACAacaattattactattattattactactactacagTTTTTGCCTGTTTAATATTATCATATGCATGCCTAAAGTATACAGATGGTATTGTTTTTTTAGTAGCGTTTTATCTTTCGTGGCCCTATAAATATAACAGTTATCCTGTTGTGTTGTAAAAACTGctcaaataaaatttaaaatagggctatctgtaaaaaaaaaaatcgagttctaaaatataaaatagtatgtttttttttttcatgcgtTTCTccctttacattttaataaatacatcttacttataaattataattgtaGCCTCGCCAGATAGCCTAAATGATTTAGCCTACTTTTGACATCTGTCTAAATATGACTTTACTTTCCGGCCTGCTAATATTTCAAAACTAGGATCGTACGTTAAAAACTCATTTTCGTCGCTGTGTTTTTAAGTGGGTTACAAACTGTGTACGACGAGAGTTTTGGGGTGCTGCCATTTGCTCCAACGGAAAATACACGTTAAAACACAAATCTTACCGTCTCTCGTCCGTTCATCTGAACGGTTTTAGCCAGACGAGACTCCGATTTAGATCTCCTCTCCATCTCCTCCATGATCCCTTGAATATGATCCCCAGAGATGCCGTGGAAAAGCATGGCTGCTGGACGCAATGTGCAACTGCTTTCTTTCGCCTTGCACCCCACAACTTCCATATACAGCTTTCCGGATCCTTAAAACATCCGAATGGATCTACACCAACAAATTCACACAAATgcaatcaatattttaaaaataaagccgGTGGGATTTGATGGACGGCGCAGGAACAGGCAGGAGAACCAGTCCACTTCTCCAACGTCTTGTTGGGCAGGAGAAAAAAAGTATAGTCCGGACGATATAAGGCAAAGCTGAAGTCTGGAGGATGTTTTAAACGTAGATTTTCAGATAGTCCCAATCTCCTACTGGGGATCCGAATGCTTGAAAGTCAGGTTTGGGACTGTGTGTGTTAGAGATCCTGTGTCCTATTTGTGAAGAGAGCAAACGCCTGCCCAGCTTGGGTAATTGGGTAGGAGGAGTCCTCCCTCTCTCCAATGCCACTGATTTCTATTCACCAACAAAGACCTGTCACTCTCTCTTCAAACCGATGGTGATGGGCAACACGAGCTTGGAAAGCACTTGGTATAGACCTTTTACTACTTTTAAGCTGGTGTTTTGCCACTTTGACACTTTTTTGTGAGGCTTTCATTTTTCTTGTAATTTTTGGCTTGTGCTTCAACAGATGCGTGTAACTGAATGGTTCAAAAGTGTTTGAATTAAGTGTCGAATCACTGAACACTGCAAGTCATCTGACCTCTCTAGATTTGGGTTTTGATTGGAAAATTGTATCACAGAGTTGGGTTGGTTTAGTTTATTATCGCGAATTACAGCCAAAATGTGCACCTGAAAGCCTGTATGTGTCATTTATAATTAAACCtctaaatacaatttttttgtgttttgttgttaatgttaatatatatagcctatatttgcACTGTACTTTGCATCTTCACTGCATAAATTACGATAggctataatgtattttatgcttgaattgtaaaattgtaaaacaaGCGTTTGAGTACAATGCAtgacatgtaaaataaaagtggACTAAATGAAAAGCGGTGGCATGATTTAAAAAGTTGTCAGGCTGCTTTAtcaaggtgtgtgtttgtgatggtctCTTTCTCTTCTGTGTTTgcgggagaaagagagagaaaggagcGAGCGAGGGAAGGGGGAGCGATGCTGTTGGGAGGAGGAATAAGCAGTTGTTTACATTCTTTGATTTTCAGATGTCAAACGTCAAATGAATCTCATTGCCACAGTTTCTTTTCTGTACCAATACATACGAGGAACGGTCTagaattatatttgaaaatgataaCAATTACCTCCTTGGTAGCAACCTAAATCCAATTAGTCGTGATAGTAATAATATCACAGGCAGCATGGATTGTGTGGGCgatatttattcaactttttatttacacGTAGCTTTTAAAGCGTAACGCTCGTTTCGATAATTTATTTTAGGAATTATTGCTCAAGCGTTGCCTTTTATAATTAACACACGACTTTCATTAAAAGGCATGaatttatataggcctaatttGAAATTAGTGTGAGCATTAGGCCTatatcttttttaatttttggccTATCATTTACAGGAAAAAAGTCTAAGTAGTTCAGACAGACAGCCGCTTCCTTGTGTCATTTTATCTTTATGATCAGTCCAAATAGTTCATCGTTTTAATTAGCTTCGGAATATATTCGTCTTTTCAATGCCCTCctctaaaataattttcataaatgATTTCACCCATTAGATAAAGTTAATAAATTCGTCCTAATCTTGAGATATAGCCTATAGCCTAACAACCGTGCGGTTCACTTCATAAAATCGACGGAaaagatttctttctttatgtCTGCAAGTCACCAAATGAGCTTTATGTGAGAATCAAATGGAATCTTAtaaataatgtgattaaaaAACGCAATATAGCAAGCTGCTACTTTTGCATAGGTAGGCTGTAAGAAGCAGATTACAGTCAGTTTGTTTAATGCCTTGCAATTGCAAATGTAAACGATTATTTTgcttatacaaaataaatattattatattcaatttttgttatatttataacCAACTAGGCTAATTATTTTACTCTAGTCGTAAGTTCCACAGCTCTACGCGagcaaattgttttattttattacaagcAAGCAAAAACGAATCAGGTTGTCCTCCGTTTTATTAAGATGTTATTTGCTCTCTACGCTTTTGCAAAGACCATCAGATTTGTCTCTACCAAACGAAAACTAGTTTAATAATTAGCCTTCTGCAATATTTAGGTTTATTTGATCTCACAATAAGAGATGccaattttaaatgaatagcgAAACATCGAAATATTCTTAACACCGGATCAGGCTTTTCAATAGAACTAGAAATGAACAATTAATTCGATTTTCAATACACATTGCATTTTTCGCCTGCAATAACTTTTACCTGTCTCACCTGCCCTATAGCCTACATGTGCAAATTGAAGGTCTCTCCTCGCCAATTATGCATAAATAATCTTTTAGAAACTCTGCAAAGCAACTCAATTTATCCGTTTACAATGATATAACAGTATATGCATGTACATAAGCAATATAAAATGGTATTTTACCGTGAGCCGCAGAGCGCCGTCCTGAAGCCCCAGCAGTGCTGCGGTGAGAGAGGGATGGACGAGGGTGAGACACGAGCGATCCTACCAGCAGATGGGGGCTGTTCCTTGTTTCTCGCGTGAGTGTCAATTACGACAAACCCAGCGCGAGCACTGAATATACATCAATTGTCTAATGCACAAGGCCCCTTTCGAGAGTTGTTAGAGGCGGATAGATTCATAATTTGctctgtgaatttttttatttaaatcactaACATGCGTTAACATACGCAGTTTTCTTACCTTGAGGCGTCTCGCATGAGGCTATTtcaaaagatagatagataaatcaCAATATAAGAGTCCATGGAGTGTTCTAACACGGGTTAGTTGTAACAACATGAGTTTAACCAATTAGAAATGAGCCACAGGGGTGAAATCATCATCATACATGATCACTAACCTCTGAAGTGACGGTAGAAGTTgtaagactgttttttttttttttttgtcctgtaattcttttatatttttacacaatTTTGAGGCGAGAAAGTATAATTTCACGTCTGGTTTATAATGGGATTTGTGATCATGCTTATGAATGTGAAATGACAGAACTGATATCATCTGAATCAGCAGGTTCTCGATTAATCTGGTATGCAAGATCTATGCaagctttaaaaaattaaagcatTGCTAAATAGACAGAGAGAATTGTGTAACACTAATTTATTTGgtgttttgaatttaaatgtttCCTATACATGTACcgttttgaattaaaatgtttagcATTAAATTGGGGATTGCATAGATTTGAACAAGcaaatcacaataaatacatgcacaaaatttgaaaactgatgttcATGTTTTCAATTAGTGTTACAGCCCATCTGGTAGTGAGGTCGGTTAACTTTTCTCTCTACTTGACAttaatttacacagtttaaGACGTATAATATTtctaaactgctttaaattgtaTAAGACCAATATGGGAATATTATATCACATTTTGAAACACACAGCACAAAAAATCAGTTACAGACTGAAACAATGTGTTACAACACTCCTAATCTCCCCTATGCACAGAACAAACATGGAACATTTATAAAAGCAccatttgtaattaaattgcaaatgtgttttaaaatgcacaCTGTATAACTGGAAGTGCATCCTAGTTCAACCAAAGATAGACAACAAcacaaatgtaatataatgcaCAGCTTTGTGGCAA
The sequence above is a segment of the Onychostoma macrolepis isolate SWU-2019 chromosome 22, ASM1243209v1, whole genome shotgun sequence genome. Coding sequences within it:
- the lhx9 gene encoding LIM/homeobox protein Lhx9 isoform X3 gives rise to the protein MEVVGCKAKESSCTLRPAAMLFHGISGDHIQGIMEEMERRSKSESRLAKTVQMNGRETTMPSMSPEKPALCAGCGGKISDRYYLLAVDKQWHLRCLKCCECKLALESELTCFAKDGSIYCKEDYYRRFSVQRCARCHLGISASEMVMRARDSVYHLSCFTCTTCNKTLTTGDHFGMKDNLVYCRVHFETLIQGEYHPQLNYAELAAKGGGLALPYFNGTGTVQKGRPRKRKSPAMGIDIGSYNSGCNENEADHLDRDQQPYPPSQKTKRMRTSFKHHQLRTMKSYFAINHNPDAKDLKQLAQKTGLTKRVLQGEQILGHYSQTSRRLKIP
- the lhx9 gene encoding LIM/homeobox protein Lhx9 isoform X1, yielding MEVVGCKAKESSCTLRPAAMLFHGISGDHIQGIMEEMERRSKSESRLAKTVQMNGRETTMPSMSPEKPALCAGCGGKISDRYYLLAVDKQWHLRCLKCCECKLALESELTCFAKDGSIYCKEDYYRRFSVQRCARCHLGISASEMVMRARDSVYHLSCFTCTTCNKTLTTGDHFGMKDNLVYCRVHFETLIQGEYHPQLNYAELAAKGGGLALPYFNGTGTVQKGRPRKRKSPAMGIDIGSYNSGCNENEADHLDRDQQPYPPSQKTKRMRTSFKHHQLRTMKSYFAINHNPDAKDLKQLAQKTGLTKRVLQVWFQNARAKFRRNVLRQENGGVDKADGTSLPPPSSDSGALTPPSTATTLTDLTNPSITVVTSVTSSLDSHESGSPPQTTLTNLF
- the lhx9 gene encoding LIM/homeobox protein Lhx9 isoform X2, which encodes MEVVGCKAKESSCTLRPAAMLFHGISGDHIQGIMEEMERRSKSESRLAKTVQMNGRETTMPSMSPEKPALCAGCGGKISDRYYLLAVDKQWHLRCLKCCECKLALESELTCFAKDGSIYCKEDYYRFSVQRCARCHLGISASEMVMRARDSVYHLSCFTCTTCNKTLTTGDHFGMKDNLVYCRVHFETLIQGEYHPQLNYAELAAKGGGLALPYFNGTGTVQKGRPRKRKSPAMGIDIGSYNSGCNENEADHLDRDQQPYPPSQKTKRMRTSFKHHQLRTMKSYFAINHNPDAKDLKQLAQKTGLTKRVLQVWFQNARAKFRRNVLRQENGGVDKADGTSLPPPSSDSGALTPPSTATTLTDLTNPSITVVTSVTSSLDSHESGSPPQTTLTNLF